The region TGACATATTTGAGATAATATATGCAAAATCTAAAAATCCATTTGAATACATTGATAAATCAACAAACCTATCTTCATCTATTTTTGTATCTATTTTTAATACAGAAACAATTGTATAATCTGGAAGTTTTACCATAAGTTCTTTTAATAATGAAGCTGCAATCTCTTTTGGAATAGACTTAGAAATATTAGCAGAAAAGGGATGAAAAAGTAGTAGTTTTCCTTTTGATTTTAGCGTTTGGAATTTTTCTTTCAATTCATTTTTTGGTTTATAATATTCTAAACTAATATTATTGTATTTTTTCTCATTAGGGATTGAGTTATAGTCCATTCCAAATTTGTATAGCCATGCATCAATATGAGGTAACTGTGCATAATAACTTCTTTTAGATACAGAACTTACATCTATAAAAAAATCATATTCACAAATTTTTTTTACATTTATTGATAAAGCTGTTACTCTATGAATAAAAGATTGATTAGAAAATATTGCTTTATCTCTCGAAAAATATTTGTTTTCTGAAGCATTTAAATATATATCGATTTTAACACTTCTAAATCTTTTTTTCAATTTTTCATATAAAAGTCTAAGGGCAGTAGATGCACATATCATCTCAGAAATAGTAAGACCTGGGTTTCCTAAAATTACTATTGAAATCTCCTCTTTTAATATGCCTTCTATTTGTTTATCTATATTGGTTTTATTTTCATTTAAATATAAAGATTGAATATCGTTACTAGATTCTAAAAGATTAAATTTTTTATATTTAAAATCTAGACTTTGCGTTATTGCAAATTCATTTAGATTTGAGATACCTAACTCTTTTGGAAACTGGCTTAAATATCTTATTTTTGATTCTTCAATTGTTTTTGCTTTGTATTTTTTTCCTACATTAGTAAAAACTCTTTTTAAATCTTCAAAATCCTCTAAAGAAGTAATATAAATATTTTCATTAAATAGATTTGATGGATTCTTTAACTTAGAATAACTTATTAAAGTTCCATCAGTTGTTTTAATATTTATATTTTCTGTCGACCTAAATATTACCATTTAATTGCCACAACCACCTGTAGAACAATTTTCTTCAATATTTTCAATTCTTAACATAGTTAAATAAGGAAGTTTCCCTGGAAGTTTAATTTTATTAGTATTCCCACTATGAACTGATTCTAATTCTTTATTTGTTTCTGTAAGAATTTTCTTGAAACTAATATAATATTTACCATCTTCTTTTTTATAAATTTTCCCTATCTCATTATCAACTTCTTCAATAGTAGAATCCAATGGGGCAAAAATTTCTGTTTCTTCATTTGGATAAGTTTTATATTTACACATAAAATGTTCTTCATCTTCTGTAACTAATCCACTTACTTCAAAACTACCTTTGCTTAAAGCGTATTCATGGTTTTGTGTGTCATTTTTTTCAAAAGGTCTATGAACTAAATAAGCATCAGTAAAACCTCTATTTTTTGTAGTTGCTAACTCAGTTTGATATTTTTCTGATTCAAATTTATTTGCGTAAAAATCATCAATTGCAGATCTATATGCATATGCTGTAACAGCAGCATAATATGGAGACTTAGTTCTACCTTCAATTTTTACAGAATCAACTGCACCTGACTCTAATATCTCATCTAAATGTGATGCAAGATTCATATCTTTTGCATTGAAAATATATGTTCCCACACCTGGTTCCTCTTCAAGTCTAAATAAAGTACTATGATCCTCATTTGCAGCATATAAAGTGTATTCAAACCTACAATCATTTGCACAAGAACCTCTATTTGGAACTCTTCCCATTTGAACAGCACTAACTAA is a window of Halarcobacter sp. DNA encoding:
- a CDS encoding peptidase U32 family protein, translated to MDNKKVELLSPAGNLEKLKIAFKFGADAVYGGVSHFSLRIRSGKEFTYETFKEGIDYAHSKGKKVYATINGFPFNSQIDLLKKHIIQMAKLEPDALIVAAPGVVRLCRELAPNIPIHLSTQANVMNYLDAQVYYDMGVRRIIAAREISLKDVKEIKKHLPDMEIEIFVHGSMCFAYSGRCLVSAVQMGRVPNRGSCANDCRFEYTLYAANEDHSTLFRLEEEPGVGTYIFNAKDMNLASHLDEILESGAVDSVKIEGRTKSPYYAAVTAYAYRSAIDDFYANKFESEKYQTELATTKNRGFTDAYLVHRPFEKNDTQNHEYALSKGSFEVSGLVTEDEEHFMCKYKTYPNEETEIFAPLDSTIEEVDNEIGKIYKKEDGKYYISFKKILTETNKELESVHSGNTNKIKLPGKLPYLTMLRIENIEENCSTGGCGN